The Microbacterium paraoxydans genome includes a window with the following:
- a CDS encoding DUF7882 family protein, translating into MGTIQYGSGSEIHIEDRALAHLKVAISTKLRRNESFTLSWRHPDGDTPGRSTIWLHPSIPLRFIFDDVETPDLNAKWLQALMIEASSSGGISLTDEVTDGPMELVPGAAGATT; encoded by the coding sequence ATGGGAACTATCCAATACGGCAGCGGCAGTGAGATCCACATCGAGGACCGTGCCCTCGCGCACCTCAAGGTCGCGATCTCGACGAAGCTGCGCCGCAACGAGAGCTTCACGCTCTCCTGGCGGCACCCCGACGGCGACACCCCCGGACGGTCCACGATCTGGCTGCATCCGTCAATCCCGCTGCGCTTCATCTTCGATGACGTCGAGACGCCGGACCTCAATGCCAAATGGCTGCAGGCGCTGATGATCGAAGCGAGCTCCTCCGGCGGAATCTCGCTCACCGACGAGGTCACTGACGGCCCAATGGAGCTCGTGCCCGGCGCCGCCGGCGCCACGACCTAA
- a CDS encoding DUF7882 family protein: MGKLEYNSSRPPIEVEDALLAHLKIVIATKLRRQESFMMTWPSGLKRPGRLSTWMHPSIPMVIEFDDEQPTKIDPVRVSAMMERLNARGELVLDDFTSNDRG, encoded by the coding sequence ATGGGAAAGCTCGAGTACAACAGTTCGCGTCCTCCGATCGAGGTTGAGGACGCACTTTTGGCGCACTTGAAGATCGTCATCGCGACGAAGCTGCGCCGCCAGGAGAGCTTCATGATGACCTGGCCGTCGGGATTGAAGCGGCCCGGGCGACTGTCTACTTGGATGCACCCCTCGATCCCGATGGTGATCGAGTTCGATGACGAGCAGCCCACGAAGATCGACCCTGTGCGCGTGAGCGCCATGATGGAACGGCTCAACGCCCGTGGTGAGCTCGTCCTCGACGACTTCACCTCCAACGACAGAGGCTAG